One genomic window of Blastocatellia bacterium includes the following:
- a CDS encoding protein kinase → MTQLTKTGMIVGTIQYLAPEQCLGKLLDLRTDIYALGIMVYELLTGMLPYESDNVQGWLFEHLRTIPEPLSFYNPMISSEVDKVVLWALEKRPEDRPQTTLEFLDRFAQAVGK, encoded by the coding sequence ATGACGCAACTTACTAAAACTGGGATGATTGTTGGCACTATCCAGTATCTTGCCCCTGAACAATGCTTAGGTAAATTACTAGATTTACGCACGGATATTTATGCCCTAGGAATTATGGTTTATGAATTGTTAACAGGAATGTTACCTTATGAGTCGGATAATGTTCAAGGATGGTTATTTGAACATTTGCGGACTATACCAGAGCCTTTAAGTTTTTATAATCCAATGATTTCGTCTGAAGTTGATAAAGTTGTATTGTGGGCATTAGAAAAAAGGCCAGAAGATCGCCCACAAACAACTTTGGAGTTTTTAGATAGATTTGCCCAAGCAGTGGGAAAATAA
- a CDS encoding serine/threonine protein kinase: MSDSLISALLARLGFLVVEYLAEDSFQLIGNSPGWYQEFCGKSFSWPQEFHLTQTFPFIEVFLFDAQEFWEQKSNDKLNSGPWTETDLNAKEYHLQATALLVNNKKIILIENISYTYQEKQALLQQLRENSLNHDQIVKKIRAEFATSNSLEQNTALIGGKLNDRYQIELILGKGGLGIVYLAIDLETNTNVAVKMLLEDAEDISHTQKMFEREMKVLKRVKHPNVVGILDSGLTATGRPFFIMDYVKGKSLSDLIEEERIWSVERTFNLLKYVCPALNAIHQEGIIHRDLKPANIMIKEENGEEIAVILDLGIAKIVAGGLKIVL, translated from the coding sequence ATGTCTGATTCTCTTATATCGGCTTTACTAGCAAGACTAGGATTTTTAGTAGTAGAGTATTTAGCAGAAGATAGCTTTCAATTAATAGGTAATAGTCCAGGTTGGTATCAAGAATTTTGTGGAAAAAGTTTTTCTTGGCCCCAAGAATTTCACCTTACACAAACCTTTCCATTTATTGAAGTTTTCCTTTTTGATGCTCAAGAATTTTGGGAGCAAAAAAGTAATGATAAGTTAAACTCTGGCCCCTGGACAGAAACAGACCTAAATGCTAAAGAATACCACCTCCAAGCCACTGCACTTTTAGTTAATAATAAAAAAATTATCTTAATAGAAAACATTAGCTATACCTATCAAGAAAAACAAGCCTTACTCCAACAACTAAGAGAAAATAGCCTAAATCATGACCAAATAGTTAAAAAAATACGTGCTGAATTTGCTACCAGTAATAGCTTAGAGCAAAATACTGCTTTAATTGGAGGCAAATTAAATGATCGCTACCAAATAGAGTTAATTTTAGGAAAAGGAGGTCTTGGAATAGTTTACCTAGCAATTGATTTAGAAACTAATACAAATGTAGCAGTAAAAATGCTATTAGAAGATGCCGAAGACATTTCTCATACACAAAAAATGTTTGAACGAGAAATGAAAGTTCTAAAACGAGTAAAACATCCTAATGTAGTAGGAATTTTAGATTCAGGTCTTACAGCAACAGGGAGACCTTTTTTTATAATGGATTATGTTAAGGGTAAATCCCTTAGTGATTTAATAGAAGAAGAGCGTATTTGGTCAGTTGAACGAACTTTTAATTTATTAAAATATGTTTGCCCTGCCTTAAATGCTATTCACCAAGAGGGCATTATCCATCGAGACTTAAAACCAGCAAATATAATGATTAAAGAAGAAAATGGAGAGGAAATAGCTGTTATCTTAGACCTAGGTATTGCTAAAATTGTTGCTGGTGGCCTAAAGATAGTGCTATGA
- a CDS encoding amidohydrolase family protein: MSNIDGASISGVTADSDEVTANEASFQAAKANPKLKPLFWAKPGAKMSSAETAEKFLRDKNFCGIKFHPDFNNFSANAPEIMPYLALCEKYKVPALFHCGGSSRSKASVIYEAAKKFPTVPVVLYHMGFNTSHQEAIVVAEQAKKKKMR; the protein is encoded by the coding sequence ATTTCTAATATTGATGGTGCTTCAATTAGCGGTGTAACTGCTGATTCAGACGAAGTAACAGCAAATGAAGCATCTTTTCAGGCTGCTAAAGCTAATCCAAAGTTAAAACCATTATTTTGGGCAAAACCTGGGGCTAAAATGTCTAGTGCAGAGACAGCAGAAAAGTTTTTAAGAGATAAAAATTTTTGTGGAATAAAATTTCACCCAGATTTTAATAATTTTTCTGCTAATGCTCCTGAAATAATGCCCTATTTAGCTTTATGTGAAAAATATAAAGTGCCAGCACTTTTTCATTGTGGAGGGTCAAGCCGTTCTAAAGCTAGTGTAATTTATGAGGCTGCAAAAAAATTTCCTACTGTGCCTGTTGTCCTCTATCATATGGGCTTTAATACTTCACATCAGGAAGCAATTGTAGTAGCGGAGCAAGCTAAAAAAAAAAAGATGCGCTAA
- a CDS encoding transposase — MVCFQKILKQIEKYGWKFISRLKSNRKFADKQLRKHWPYRYGHGIGKLSGSIEVLVVKDGSRFLASNDLSLSIQDIKLRYASRQLIEETFKVLKFQLAWAKNPSHSKTAQIAHLHLCLMAFCCLEAESASTGLTPYSIRRSLFPDAVPTHSYLIQYFTQAA; from the coding sequence CTGGTATGCTTCCAAAAAATTCTTAAGCAAATAGAAAAATATGGATGGAAATTCATAAGTAGATTGAAAAGTAATCGAAAGTTTGCAGATAAACAATTACGTAAGCATTGGCCTTATCGCTATGGACATGGTATAGGAAAATTGTCAGGTTCTATTGAGGTTTTAGTAGTAAAAGACGGCTCTAGATTTCTCGCTAGTAATGACCTTAGCCTATCTATCCAAGATATTAAGCTTCGCTATGCTAGCCGTCAATTAATTGAAGAAACTTTCAAAGTCTTAAAATTCCAACTTGCTTGGGCTAAAAACCCTTCTCATTCCAAAACTGCTCAGATTGCTCATCTTCATCTTTGCTTGATGGCTTTTTGCTGCTTAGAAGCCGAATCTGCTTCCACTGGCTTAACTCCTTATTCCATAAGGCGTTCCTTATTTCCTGATGCTGTTCCTACACATTCCTATTTAATTCAATACTTTACACAGGCTGCGTAA
- a CDS encoding ISL3 family transposase, with protein MEKSTVVPKGLKLEEMKEVDKGLELRVSTIATKVECPKCGEKTSQVHSNYRRIIKDLPCFGLVVYLILQVRKFFCLNQRCEQRIFCERVEAVSRYGRFSQRLNQIISYIGLANGGEAGTSLAKRLSIIVSPDTLLRRIRAFTTEEIKPVRVLGVDDWAKRKGQKYGTILVDLESHRPIALLADRTAETLAKWLKEHPEIEIISRDRAGAYIDGANKGAPQAIQVADRFHLLKNLTETTERFFKARTKDWNQAIKEVGKESQQTQASQVVTKSETESLESIPVPAKVDAKVERYLEVRALHSQGASIRAIANHFSMHRRTVRLYINCQTYPERSTPIARPSMIDKYAQYLEKRWLEGCHNAKQLWEELKSQGFKGSQSNLRNYLSKFRDQKPEHIKALTNSKANTEIPSTRQTAWLFGQKLTDRTLTQQTFINKLFQVNPEMKLVHNLAQAFSSMVREKNPSALDSFLTDAKNSAIKEFVNFADGLSKEKPSILAALTLKWSQGQVEGQVNRLKLLKRQMFGRAKLDLLSQRLVNKL; from the coding sequence ATGGAAAAAAGCACAGTAGTGCCAAAAGGCTTAAAATTGGAAGAAATGAAAGAGGTTGATAAGGGATTAGAATTAAGAGTAAGTACAATAGCGACAAAAGTAGAATGTCCAAAATGTGGAGAAAAAACAAGTCAAGTGCATAGCAATTATAGGCGAATAATAAAGGATTTACCGTGTTTTGGGCTAGTAGTATACTTAATACTTCAAGTAAGAAAGTTTTTCTGTTTGAATCAAAGATGTGAGCAAAGAATATTTTGTGAAAGAGTAGAAGCAGTATCAAGGTATGGGCGTTTTAGTCAGAGACTAAACCAAATAATATCATATATAGGATTAGCCAATGGAGGAGAAGCAGGAACAAGTTTAGCAAAGAGATTAAGTATTATAGTTAGTCCAGATACGTTATTAAGAAGGATTAGAGCTTTTACTACAGAAGAGATAAAGCCTGTGAGAGTGCTTGGAGTAGATGATTGGGCAAAAAGAAAAGGGCAAAAATATGGGACAATTTTAGTAGATTTAGAAAGCCATAGACCAATAGCACTACTAGCAGACCGCACTGCAGAAACATTAGCTAAATGGCTCAAAGAACACCCAGAAATAGAAATAATAAGTAGAGATCGTGCAGGTGCTTATATTGATGGGGCTAACAAAGGCGCACCTCAAGCGATACAAGTAGCTGATAGATTTCACTTACTAAAAAACTTAACTGAAACTACGGAAAGATTTTTTAAGGCTAGAACTAAAGATTGGAATCAGGCAATAAAGGAAGTTGGCAAAGAGTCACAACAAACACAAGCAAGTCAAGTAGTTACAAAAAGTGAGACAGAAAGTCTAGAATCAATTCCTGTGCCAGCAAAAGTAGATGCGAAAGTAGAGAGGTATTTAGAGGTAAGAGCATTACACAGTCAGGGGGCAAGTATTAGAGCTATAGCAAATCATTTTTCAATGCATAGGCGCACAGTACGTTTATATATTAATTGCCAAACTTATCCAGAAAGGTCAACTCCCATAGCGCGTCCTAGTATGATAGATAAATATGCTCAGTATTTGGAAAAAAGATGGTTAGAAGGTTGTCACAACGCCAAACAATTATGGGAAGAACTAAAAAGCCAAGGTTTTAAAGGTTCACAATCAAATTTAAGAAACTATTTGAGTAAATTTCGTGATCAAAAGCCAGAACACATTAAAGCGTTAACCAATAGCAAAGCAAACACAGAAATACCATCAACAAGACAAACAGCTTGGTTATTTGGTCAAAAGCTAACAGATAGAACACTTACACAACAAACTTTTATTAATAAATTGTTTCAAGTAAATCCAGAAATGAAACTAGTTCATAATTTAGCACAGGCTTTTTCCTCTATGGTAAGAGAAAAAAATCCTAGTGCTTTAGATAGCTTTTTAACAGATGCTAAGAATAGTGCTATCAAAGAGTTTGTTAATTTTGCTGATGGATTATCTAAAGAAAAGCCTTCTATTCTAGCTGCCTTAACTCTAAAATGGAGTCAGGGGCAAGTTGAGGGCCAAGTTAATAGACTTAAACTATTGAAAAGACAGATGTTTGGCAGAGCTAAATTAGATTTGCTTAGTCAGAGGCTTGTAAACAAACTATAG
- a CDS encoding transposase, which yields MSLANTPVANICEKLIGNMTKGYLIIDDTVLEKYGQKIFGVSWVYSSSLKKTLQGINVVMILWTNGVVKVPLGIKVWVKGRHSKIVLASKMLRWAKIMGFKPSYVLFDSWYASKKFLSK from the coding sequence ATGTCACTGGCCAACACTCCTGTGGCAAATATTTGCGAAAAACTAATAGGAAATATGACAAAAGGATATTTGATAATAGATGATACTGTGCTAGAAAAATACGGACAGAAGATATTTGGGGTAAGTTGGGTGTATAGTAGTAGCCTAAAGAAAACACTGCAAGGAATAAACGTCGTAATGATATTATGGACAAATGGAGTAGTGAAAGTGCCTTTAGGAATAAAAGTTTGGGTAAAAGGAAGACATAGCAAAATAGTATTAGCATCAAAAATGTTGAGATGGGCTAAAATAATGGGGTTTAAGCCCTCTTACGTATTATTTGATAGCTGGTATGCTTCCAAAAAATTCTTAAGCAAATAG
- a CDS encoding DUF692 family protein: MKKKADLTEDWLVSTIEMAKEINAVWLCGDAGRWHFGSRERGHQMLMPPILCMDSVLESVDNIQKIQNQSQLCCLPENPPAVVYLGEMHILEYFAEMAERADCGLLLDCAHLAIFQHSRGLSPLTGFDNYPFERVIELHVAGGTFTETSGYSYINDDHSPEPIQATWEILEHVVSRAPNLKAIVYECEHNKAEECLDNFAKLNQLFPIQRKDLFQLIAK; the protein is encoded by the coding sequence TTGAAGAAAAAAGCTGATTTAACCGAGGATTGGCTAGTTTCTACAATAGAAATGGCTAAAGAAATAAATGCTGTTTGGCTTTGTGGAGATGCTGGACGCTGGCATTTTGGCTCACGTGAGCGCGGACATCAAATGCTAATGCCCCCGATTTTATGTATGGACTCAGTCTTAGAGTCAGTTGATAACATCCAAAAAATTCAAAATCAATCACAGCTTTGTTGCTTGCCAGAAAATCCACCTGCGGTTGTCTACTTAGGCGAAATGCACATTTTAGAATATTTTGCTGAAATGGCCGAGCGTGCTGACTGTGGACTACTGCTAGATTGCGCTCATTTAGCAATTTTCCAACATAGCCGAGGTCTTAGCCCATTAACAGGCTTTGACAACTACCCATTTGAACGAGTAATTGAACTCCACGTAGCAGGCGGAACATTTACAGAAACTAGCGGTTATTCATATATAAATGATGATCATAGTCCTGAGCCTATCCAAGCAACATGGGAAATCTTAGAGCATGTTGTTTCCCGCGCTCCAAACCTAAAAGCAATTGTTTATGAATGTGAACATAACAAAGCTGAAGAGTGCTTAGATAATTTTGCTAAACTTAATCAATTATTTCCTATTCAAAGAAAGGATCTTTTCCAACTAATAGCAAAATAA
- a CDS encoding M36 family metallopeptidase, with translation MLDESRISEIYRNLPLNGLNNSGYLDGQYASSEKTICRIPIDSDFINIPYGKNGFAELMIYYYIDYTQRYIQKLGFEILNKKPITYDANANSTSHYSNGILFFNSEVDIDNHKIGGGNDAEIIVHEYGHAIQDYQIPGFGKVGESGAIAEGFADYLAASVTAPLGKKCNDTRIGYTCIGEWRRGDGRSTCRNTSIHCLRKIDPTTKYDPEIHKPDSRYFSGSSSDLVIKGKTGNNTL, from the coding sequence TTGTTAGATGAAAGTAGAATATCTGAAATTTACAGGAACTTACCCTTAAATGGATTAAATAATTCAGGTTATTTAGATGGACAGTATGCTTCTAGTGAAAAGACAATTTGTCGCATACCAATTGATAGTGATTTTATAAATATTCCTTATGGTAAAAATGGTTTTGCAGAACTAATGATTTATTACTACATTGATTATACTCAGCGTTATATACAAAAGCTAGGTTTTGAAATCTTAAACAAAAAACCAATTACCTATGATGCCAACGCTAATAGTACATCTCATTATTCCAATGGGATTTTGTTTTTTAATAGTGAAGTTGATATTGATAACCATAAAATAGGCGGAGGCAATGATGCAGAAATAATTGTTCATGAATATGGTCATGCGATTCAGGATTATCAAATACCAGGATTTGGTAAAGTAGGAGAATCAGGGGCAATAGCTGAAGGTTTTGCTGACTATTTGGCGGCTAGTGTAACTGCACCCCTTGGCAAAAAGTGTAATGATACTAGAATTGGATATACCTGTATTGGAGAATGGAGACGAGGTGATGGTCGCTCTACTTGTAGAAATACTAGCATACATTGTTTGCGTAAAATTGACCCTACAACAAAGTATGATCCTGAAATTCATAAGCCCGATAGCCGCTACTTTTCTGGTTCATCCTCAGATTTGGTGATAAAAGGAAAAACAGGTAATAATACCCTCTAG
- a CDS encoding CHAT domain-containing protein, which produces MFQKLFLERLAREAWEKYLALETNPDWQMEGRKHLDVLNAPSFEQIWEAEKTKLANAIINNDLATDNQIIEKYPHPSRMYAIDDLLPAWADFYLGEKFVEAEQQLKIAEFIGSKLVTLQEDKLVQDMVSTIISLPKNDLADKKRHDLAIAHQFYGKAKYFLERSEVDNALLNLNNAADIFSKLNDIASASHIYLHIARCQTSINYSEALNTSRKLLPVVKQNQYPYLLARTYITISYIYQNKVELSKAIEFGQKAIKILEVIQDFPDTAIAYSNLCSVFSSLKDQEEALKSVYKSLKQFSKSIKSIRYVNTLSKQGEQILLLDKPEISIYFYDEAFRLAIKSKEDISTVLSLIKKAQINQYFNNKKGLLEDIKLIREYKEKSLDNDLKKLIEEQVNIIEVKSYLNNEPEKAIFLCNSLIENFEKAKDTYYKIQIYTFRFQSYLQIGKVDLAEADLLILIGEIENQRKAIKEENYRISFFEEPISAYEELAKLKINYNNEIEAAFDYVERSLCRTLLDEIETYQKPTNISKTILNGASDSLTLAQIQNQLPKNIILLEYLVLKDQIFIWAIKNTSVNFAKATINQTELNKLIDDYLNSIEKGNSKEQLKGFSDRFYHLLITPITSFISPKDSLVIVPDKELNKLSFAAFTNPITSKYLLEENIISSNPSATIFVNNLKRDLLISKQSNKKVLIIGNPTFSKETFPGLRSLSGAEKEAEKIAQIYSHSNSYLLKEEKATKKEFARLSGQFNTIHFAGHSIANPKSPLYSVMVMAPENNTEEDTSALYAYELYDYNFDKTQLVVLAACQTAKGQVVKGEGTLSIARPFLAKGVPSVVASLWNANDSASQALFVEFHKQRNSGENLASALRKAQLSLLNSDNTTYHSPKIWAPFVVFGASTTTSKF; this is translated from the coding sequence ATGTTTCAAAAGCTTTTTTTAGAGAGATTAGCACGAGAAGCATGGGAAAAGTATTTAGCCTTAGAAACCAATCCTGATTGGCAAATGGAGGGGCGCAAACATCTTGACGTGTTAAATGCACCTAGTTTTGAGCAAATCTGGGAAGCAGAAAAAACTAAGCTAGCCAACGCTATTATAAACAATGATTTAGCTACAGATAATCAAATAATTGAAAAGTACCCGCATCCTTCTCGAATGTATGCAATAGATGATTTACTCCCAGCTTGGGCAGATTTTTATTTAGGGGAAAAATTTGTAGAAGCCGAACAACAGCTTAAAATAGCTGAATTTATAGGCAGCAAACTTGTTACTTTACAAGAAGATAAGCTTGTCCAAGATATGGTTAGCACAATAATTTCTTTGCCTAAGAACGACCTAGCCGACAAAAAGCGACATGACTTAGCCATAGCACATCAATTTTACGGCAAAGCTAAGTATTTCCTTGAACGTAGCGAAGTAGATAACGCCTTACTTAATCTTAACAATGCAGCAGATATTTTTAGCAAGTTAAATGATATAGCCTCAGCCAGCCATATTTACCTTCACATAGCCCGTTGCCAAACTAGCATTAATTACTCGGAAGCATTAAATACATCAAGAAAACTATTGCCTGTAGTAAAACAAAACCAATATCCCTACTTATTAGCACGAACATATATAACCATTAGTTACATTTATCAAAACAAAGTGGAGCTTTCAAAAGCTATTGAATTTGGTCAAAAAGCTATAAAAATTTTAGAAGTTATCCAAGATTTTCCAGACACTGCAATTGCTTATTCTAATTTATGTTCAGTTTTTTCTTCTCTAAAAGACCAAGAGGAAGCCTTAAAATCTGTTTATAAAAGTCTTAAACAATTTTCAAAATCTATCAAAAGCATCCGGTATGTAAATACTTTAAGTAAACAAGGAGAACAAATATTACTGTTAGATAAGCCTGAGATTTCTATCTACTTTTATGATGAAGCCTTTCGACTAGCAATTAAAAGCAAAGAAGATATTAGTACAGTTTTATCTTTAATCAAAAAAGCTCAAATTAACCAATATTTCAACAATAAAAAAGGCTTACTGGAAGATATTAAGTTAATTAGAGAATATAAAGAAAAAAGTTTAGACAATGATTTGAAAAAATTAATAGAAGAACAAGTAAATATAATAGAAGTAAAAAGCTATCTTAATAATGAGCCAGAAAAAGCCATTTTTCTTTGTAACAGCTTAATAGAAAACTTTGAAAAAGCTAAAGATACCTACTATAAAATACAAATTTATACGTTTCGGTTTCAATCATATTTACAAATAGGAAAAGTTGATTTAGCTGAAGCAGATTTATTAATCCTGATTGGTGAGATTGAAAACCAAAGAAAAGCTATTAAAGAAGAAAATTATAGAATTTCATTTTTTGAAGAACCTATTTCTGCTTATGAAGAGTTAGCTAAACTTAAAATAAATTACAATAATGAAATAGAAGCAGCTTTTGATTATGTAGAACGTTCTCTATGTCGCACTTTGCTTGATGAAATAGAAACTTACCAAAAACCAACAAATATCTCTAAAACAATTCTTAATGGTGCAAGCGATTCTCTTACACTTGCTCAAATACAAAACCAATTACCAAAGAATATAATTCTTTTGGAATATTTGGTATTAAAAGATCAAATATTTATTTGGGCAATAAAGAATACTAGTGTTAACTTTGCAAAAGCCACTATTAATCAAACAGAACTAAATAAACTTATTGATGATTATTTAAATAGTATAGAGAAAGGTAACTCTAAAGAACAACTTAAAGGTTTTTCAGATCGTTTTTACCATCTATTAATAACACCTATTACCAGTTTTATTTCTCCAAAAGATAGTTTAGTTATTGTTCCAGATAAAGAACTTAATAAACTATCTTTTGCAGCTTTTACAAACCCTATTACTAGTAAATACTTACTAGAAGAAAATATTATTTCTTCTAATCCTAGTGCAACAATCTTTGTTAATAATCTAAAACGCGATTTACTGATATCAAAACAATCTAATAAAAAAGTTTTAATAATAGGTAATCCTACTTTTTCTAAAGAAACTTTTCCTGGCTTACGTTCTTTGTCTGGAGCAGAAAAAGAAGCTGAAAAAATAGCCCAAATATACTCACACTCTAATTCATATTTATTAAAAGAAGAAAAAGCTACCAAAAAAGAATTTGCCAGACTATCTGGTCAATTTAACACCATACATTTTGCTGGACATTCAATAGCTAATCCTAAATCCCCTTTGTATTCAGTAATGGTAATGGCACCAGAAAATAATACTGAAGAAGATACTAGCGCATTATATGCCTATGAGCTTTATGATTATAACTTTGATAAAACACAGCTTGTTGTATTAGCTGCTTGTCAAACAGCCAAAGGACAAGTAGTTAAAGGGGAAGGTACTCTTAGCATTGCACGTCCCTTTTTAGCTAAAGGAGTTCCTTCTGTTGTAGCGAGTCTTTGGAATGCCAATGACTCAGCTTCACAAGCTTTATTTGTAGAATTTCATAAACAAAGAAATTCTGGTGAAAACTTAGCTTCAGCTTTAAGAAAAGCTCAACTTTCTTTATTAAATAGTGATAACACTACTTATCATTCGCCTAAAATCTGGGCACCATTTGTTGTATTTGGTGCTAGTACTACAACCAGTAAATTTTAA